GCAAGGTGTCGTTCTGAAGCTCGCATACCTCCTCGACACGGGCATCGTTTCCGCACCGATGTCGAAGACTCCCAATCCCGCGATTCTTGAGCGTTTGGACAAGCGCGGTCCAGAGTGCGCAATTGCGGCGCCTGTATGGCACGAAATGACTTACGGATGTCGGCGGCTTCCAAAGGGGAAACGCCGCGCTGCTCTGGAGGCGTATCTGCGCGACGTCGTGCACGGGTCGTTTCCGATCCTGCCGTACGATGAGGCTGCGGCCACCTGGCACGGCGAGGAGAGGGCCAGACTTGAAGCGGCGGGTCGGCCGGCGCCGTTCGTCGACGGTCAGATCGCGGCGATCGCCCACGTCAACGGGCTTATTCTCGCGACGACTAATCACAAAGACTTCGCGCGTTTCAGAGGGTTGGTGGTCGAGAACTGGGCGAAGTAGAGACTTGCCCGCGAGGCAGAGAGAGCGGACCGATACACTCGGAAGCTCAAGAGCTTCGCCGGCGTTCTCGACGGCACAACGGACACGTGCCGGCGCGCGGCGGGATCAGCGCGTGTCGTTGGCGGACAGCGTGCTGGCCCCGGCTTTCGCAGGCTACTCCCGGTCGCCACGGCACGCTCCCGCGATGCGATTCTCGGCCACATGGACAACACGTCCTTCGAACGTCGGTTCCTCCTCGACTACATGTGGTTCGGTCGAATGGTTCTCGCGCAGCAGGCGCGCGTGCTGAATGAGGCACATGAGGCCGAATCTGACGCCGATCGACGGCGAGCCCACTTCATTTCGATTCACACGATCATTATTCAGCAGTGCGAACACGTCGCCGCCTGGCTGCTCGCGTTTCGGCGTTGGGCCGACAGCCGAACCTTCCTGGTGGAAACCCTGGCACGCTACAACCAGGGCGAGGGCAGACTTGAGGGCCGCTTAAGAGGGATCGCCAACGGACACGATCTTCTCCGCTCTTCCGGTATCGATCATTCGCGCCTGGTTCCGAGCCTGATTCCTGAGGATCGGTTTGAAGAACGAGTGCATGACATATGGGTGGGCCTCTCGTACGTGGAGATCGTCATTCGACGAAAGCCCCGGTCGCGCAAGACCGCCCGAATTAGCGTCGTCGCGGCCTGACCAAGTTCCCTGCGGGGAGCCGCCGCCAAGCCCTCCACCGACTCTTGGTTACTCGCGTGCTGCGTGTAAGCTCGACGGTACGCGCCATGCGGGATCGTCAACCTACCGTCGACATTCCGGCGCAGAGGGGAACAATTATGTTCGCCGAGTTCCGTTTCGCCGCACGCGCGCTTGCTCGTTGGCGCGGAGGAGCTCTTACCGCGGTCCTGATACTCGGCATCGGAATTGGCGCCACGACCAGCCTGTACGCCCTCGCGCGCGCGACGCTGACGGACTTCTCCGGCCTGCCGGACATCGAGCGCCTCGGGCGCATCTACTCGGCTGACGGCGCTGGCAGGGAGCGCGTCCCCGTTTCGCTCGGCGAGTACGATGCCAACCTTTCTCGCGCGGGATCGTTCGCTGCGATCGGCGCGTACACACAGCGTGATGTGACCGTTGGAACCGCTGAGAGTCAGCGCACCATGACGGCTGGGTACGCGTCTCCAGCCTTTTTCGCGGCGATGGGCGTCGTCGCCGCCCAGGGACGCCTGATCGGTCCGGCAGACTCCGATCCTGCGCAACCGAAAGTCATCGTCAGTGATGCAGTCTGGCGCAACCGGTTCAACGGCCGATCGCTCGTTGATGCGACGCTCGTCGTCGATGGCATCGAGCGCGGCGTCGTCGGCGTCATGCCACGGTCCTTTCACTTTTCATTGGTTGGGGTGACAGCTGACCTCTGGGTTCCACTGGAACGGCGGGCTATCGGCGCGCCCGCAAGCGTCGCGGTGTTCGCACGACTTTGCGATGACGCAAGCTGGCCAGGGGCTCACGCAGAGCTCTCGGCACTCGCGCGGGCGCGTCGTCAGGGCACTTGGCGTGCGATTCCAATTGCCGACGATCAGAAGCAGCGTGCCGCGACGACGATGACGCTAACGCTCGGTCCCGCGATGCTGGTGCTGTTGATTGCATGCATCAATGTCGGCTGCATGCTGATGGCGCGCGGTGTGCAACGCGATACCGAATTGAGCATTCAACGGGCGCTCGGCGCCACTCGAACACGCATCGTGCGTCAGCTCTTCGCGGAAAACCTCTTGCTTGCGGCGGCCGGAGGAACGCTTGGCTGCGCTCTCGCGATTGGTACCCTGCGAGCCGTCGGGTATGCACTGGCGGCGATCCAGCCGGCGATGGCAGACCGGCTTGGGACTGGGTTGGACCTGCTGCCACTCGCCCTCTCCACGGCGATCGGTTCGTCCGTGTTGTTTGGAGCGGTGCCGGCGGTACGGCTTTCCAGACGCGACGTCGCCGCCTCGCTCAATGGAGTGCCCGCTCGGTACCGAATTCACATCGCGGCGTACGGCGCGCGCGATCTCGTCGTTTTCTTGGAGCTCGCATCTGCAGTCGGGCTCATTGTCTTCGCCGCGTTGATTACCACGATCATCTCCGGGATCAGCGGGGCGGCACCTCACTTTGCCGCCGAGCGTCTCGTGGCTGTGACGGTACCTGTGGGTGATGTCGATGAGGTCATGACTCGCGTCCGAAGGATGCCGGGCGTGGAGGACACCACGCGCACCTCCGCGATGATGGGAGGCATGATCGTTCGGAGTCAGGCAGAGCAACTGCAGGCGGACGCGACGGGAACTGTCTTCGTATCACTAATCGGTGTCGGTCCGTCGTTCTTCGATACCATCCGTCTACCAATCGTGCGGGGACGGCCATTCAGTCACGACGAAGTCAGCCCGGCGGCAGGTGTTGCCGTCATCAGCGAGTCTGCCGCGCGCCTGCTGGCACCTCAGGGCGATGCGCTGGGAATGCAGGTGCGGCGCGTTGGAGGGACCGTCGGGAGCCTCGTTGTAATTGGCATCTGCCGCGACGCGGTCGATTTCGGACCCCTCACCCGAGCCGGCCTGGTGCCGCCCGATGTGTACGTCCCCTACGCGCGCCCGGAACGCGGCGACGCACTGGTACTGGCAAGAGTGGGTGGCGATCCCCACAGGCTTCTGAGGCCGATCGCTTCGGACCTGATGGACATCTCGCCCGGCGGCACCACTCCTAGACCACGCATCGTGTCCGACGAGCTCGAGGCTGAGCACGACGGTGGCGCGGGGCTAGTCGTCTGGAAGCTGATCGGCGCTCTCTGCGTGATAGCCCTTCTCCTCGCGTCGACCGGTGTATTCGCTGTCGTGAGCCAATCCGTAGCGCAGCGCACTCGAGAGTTTGGCATCCGGTTGGCGCTGGGCGCCGCCCCGCGGCGCGTGCTCACGATGGTCCTCGCACGGGAGACAAAGCTAATTGCCGCGGCTTTCGGCGCGGGAGCTGCATTTACTTTCGGTCTGACTCGGATCATGTTTGCTGAATTAACAACGCTGGCGGGGACGACGCCCGCGTTGTGGGCCGCGGTGGGCGTCGGATGTGCGACGCTGGCCGGTGCGGCTGTATTCTTCGCAACGCGTCACATCGTCACGCTCGATCCGCTGGTGGTGTTACGGCGAACCTAGGCCCGTTGTTGGTCACGCCGACTGCGCGATGGCGGGGTTAATCGGGGTCCTTGCTGGTTACGCCGCACCCCTCCACAGTTGCAAGTACCGCCGGTTGCGAGCCCCCCGCAACCACACTTCTGCAAAACGCGCCGGCGTAGACTGGCGCGTTTTGCCTTTCAGCGACTTTCCTCAACCGATCGCGACGACCTCGGTCAATACCGCAGAGCGCTCGTCGTCGCCGCTGTCGAAACTCGAATACCGTTCAATCGGCCTCGGCCGCCCCTCGCTCCTTGGCGGCCTGCTTCCAAGCGAACGGATCGCGGATGCGCCCCCCTAGTCACCTGGCCATCGCCGAGATCTTCCGTCCACAACACGTCGCATCCCGATTCCGCGGCGGCGTGAACGATCGTCGCGTCCCAGAAACTTAATTTCGTTTCCTTCTGCAGCGCAATCGCGCGAACGACATCGTCCCCGCCTGGCGCGAATACCTTCCATACGCCGAACTCGCGCACACGGCCGGCCGCTTCCTTAATCGAAAGAGGCTTGGCGACCTTCCCGGTCACCGTGACAAGAACTCCTGCGGGACCTGGACGCTGAGACCGCCGGTGCCGGCCTCCCACAGGCGCGCAACGAGCTGTTCGGCTGCGGCCTTCTTCCTGCCGGCTGACGCGTCGAAGGCGCAGACGAGGACGCTGGCGTCGTTTCGAACATAATGTTGACTATCAAACAGCGCAACCGCCGTACGCGCCTGGAGGCGGCACGATCATCATGGACGTCGACAGCTTTCGTTACCTCCCGCCGTTGATCAAGCGCTACTACCAGCTCAGCTCCGTCCGGAAGGATCTCCCAATCCCGTTCACACGCGTCCGCAAGCCGCTCGGCGAGTGTCGCTTCGGATTGGTGACCTCGGGCGGTCTGTACCGCAAGGGGCATGAGGCGCCCTTCGACGAGGAGCGTGAAGCCCGGGAACCGGCATGGGGCGACCCGAGCTTCCGCACCCTCCCGGTCGATATGGCGCCCGGCGAGGTGGGCGTCAGCCATCTGCACATCAACCGGCGCGGCGCGCTGGCCGACATGAACGTCCTGCTGCCCATCCAGCGCTTCCAGGAGCTGGTCGCGGAGCGCCGCGTTGGAGCGCTCGCCCCTCACGCCTACTCGTTCATGGGATATCAGGGCTTCCCCGCCGACCTGCGCGGGTGGAGGGACGTGTACGGTCCGGCCGTGCGCGACCGCCTGCTGGCTGACGGCGCCGACTGCGTGTTGCTGACCACCGCGTGACCCGAGTGCGCAGCGAACGTGCCCGTGCTGGCACGTCTGTTCGAGGCCGCGGGGATGGCGACGGTGATGGTGACGAACATGCCGTTCTGGTCCGAGCGCGTCGGCGCGCCGCGGTCGCTGGCCGTGGAGTTCCCATTCGGTCACATCGTCGGCCGGCCGCACGACACGCAACTGCAGCGCCGGGTCGTGCTGCGCGCGCTCCAGGTGCTGGAGGAGGCGACCGAGCCGGGAACGATCGTGCACTTCCCGGAGCCGTGGCCCGAACCGCTCGAGGCCGGCCTGCGCGCCTCGCACCCCGACACGCCTCCGCCCATCACGGCGGCCATGGGGAGACACATGGGCCGGCTCTTGATGGGGATGCGACGCGGCCGATCCTGAGCCGGCCGCAGTGGCCCAACTCACACTAATCGCCCTCCGGGGCTTTCGAGCACGATTCGCTTTCCCGGTACGATTCATAATGAGTCAGGTCGCCCATGAAGCACGTGCGTCGCGCGCTCGCGCCAGTCATCGCCGGTTGGCTCTTCTGCCAGGTCGGTGCGATCGTGAGCGCGCCCGTCCTGTTCTGGTGGACCGGAGCGGACAAGCCGCCCGAATGCACGTGCACGCACGATGACCACGCACTCTGTGGCATGCACCATCGGGGGACGGCGAGTACGCAGTGCTCGATGCGTGCCCCCCGCGACAGCAGTACGGCGATTCTTGCCGCGCTGCTCAGCGTCGGCGGTGTCCTGACCGC
Above is a genomic segment from Acidobacteriota bacterium containing:
- a CDS encoding ABC transporter permease → MFAEFRFAARALARWRGGALTAVLILGIGIGATTSLYALARATLTDFSGLPDIERLGRIYSADGAGRERVPVSLGEYDANLSRAGSFAAIGAYTQRDVTVGTAESQRTMTAGYASPAFFAAMGVVAAQGRLIGPADSDPAQPKVIVSDAVWRNRFNGRSLVDATLVVDGIERGVVGVMPRSFHFSLVGVTADLWVPLERRAIGAPASVAVFARLCDDASWPGAHAELSALARARRQGTWRAIPIADDQKQRAATTMTLTLGPAMLVLLIACINVGCMLMARGVQRDTELSIQRALGATRTRIVRQLFAENLLLAAAGGTLGCALAIGTLRAVGYALAAIQPAMADRLGTGLDLLPLALSTAIGSSVLFGAVPAVRLSRRDVAASLNGVPARYRIHIAAYGARDLVVFLELASAVGLIVFAALITTIISGISGAAPHFAAERLVAVTVPVGDVDEVMTRVRRMPGVEDTTRTSAMMGGMIVRSQAEQLQADATGTVFVSLIGVGPSFFDTIRLPIVRGRPFSHDEVSPAAGVAVISESAARLLAPQGDALGMQVRRVGGTVGSLVVIGICRDAVDFGPLTRAGLVPPDVYVPYARPERGDALVLARVGGDPHRLLRPIASDLMDISPGGTTPRPRIVSDELEAEHDGGAGLVVWKLIGALCVIALLLASTGVFAVVSQSVAQRTREFGIRLALGAAPRRVLTMVLARETKLIAAAFGAGAAFTFGLTRIMFAELTTLAGTTPALWAAVGVGCATLAGAAVFFATRHIVTLDPLVVLRRT
- a CDS encoding type II toxin-antitoxin system VapC family toxin, giving the protein MKLAYLLDTGIVSAPMSKTPNPAILERLDKRGPECAIAAPVWHEMTYGCRRLPKGKRRAALEAYLRDVVHGSFPILPYDEAAATWHGEERARLEAAGRPAPFVDGQIAAIAHVNGLILATTNHKDFARFRGLVVENWAK